The proteins below come from a single Branchiostoma floridae strain S238N-H82 chromosome 5, Bfl_VNyyK, whole genome shotgun sequence genomic window:
- the LOC118415207 gene encoding uncharacterized protein LOC118415207, producing the protein MDVFIFDDPEDEDLEKVRQRAIARGAAVQKVAAEIEGECEELRRSLVKIERRYALLCERRHEKVRREFERRRRRRKSILWPGSDSREWLRLMWTITALCVGFHLATAAVHAASVWML; encoded by the exons ATGGACGTCTTCATTTTCGATGATCCGGAagatgag GACCTGGAGAAGGTCCGCCAGCGTGCCATAGCTCGAGGGGCCGCCGTGCAGAAGGTAGCGGCAGAAATCGAAGGAGAGTGCGAGGAACTCCGCAGGTCGCTGGTCAAGATAGAACGGCG GTACGCCCTGCTGTGCGAGCGGCGGCATGAGAAGGTCCGGCGGGAGTTTGAGCGACGTCGCCGCCGCCGAAAGTCCATCCTGTGGCCCGGGTCGGACTCCCGGGAGTGGCTCCGGCTCATGTGGACCATCACTGCGCTGTGTGTGGGGTTCCACCTAGCGACAGCCGCAGTACATGCAGCTTCCGTCTGGATGCTGTGA
- the LOC118415789 gene encoding ETS domain-containing protein Elk-3-like isoform X2 translates to MQDSRDMGDLCEPPAKKLCVERLTEVDSTVTIRPKGMEPNLTLWQFLLELLLDPKNANLIAWTSNDGEFKLNSAEEVARLWGLRKNKTNMNYDKLSRALRYYYDKNIIKKVMGQKFVYKFVNLPAVLKPDVKPSGLHPIAPDVGRSSPHLHQHQNNMAAMQGYSSGANTHAQNASVMTSQHPHSSGVESVQLSGPHHGVMNTVSHMTVPQLHLSAPERPHPRPHSQPCATQSVPVSLQFRTATPDTLRRSSPHLAATTVFNPVSTKSFEFHHHQMTSSASHFTQSTATSTIHRPAVSRHRPHFISIPNIISVDSPIKSPTLTTRPTGAPDSLTTTHFSAQTPIMVTSSPSPLIPNGQTGTPVIPLHFWSTLSPAAALSPRFTPSSNHFQFPAITGSGSMPVAIGVPVNSFTGLPLSPLILSPGFQKVY, encoded by the exons ATGCAAG ATTCAAGAGATATGGGGGACTTGTGCGAACCACCTGCCAAGAAACTTTGCGTAGAACGCCTGACGGAAGTCGACTCGACTGTAACTATTAGACCAAAAG GAATGGAGCCCAACCTGACGTTGTGGCAGTTCTTACTGGAGTTGTTGTTGGACCCGAAGAACGCCAACCTCATAGCCTGGACGTCCAACGACGGCGAGTTCAAACTGAACAGCGCAGAAGAG gtggctCGACTGTGGGGGTTGAGAAAGAACAAGACTAACATGAACTATGACAAGTTGTCGCGGGCGCTGCGCTACTACTACGACAAGAACATCATCAAGAAGGTGATGGGGCAAAAGTTCGTCTACAAGTTCGTCAACCTCCCCGCCGTTCTCAAACCCGACGTGAAGCCGTCAGGTCTTCATCCGATCGCGCCCGACGTCGGGCGTTCGTCTCCTCATTTACATcagcatcaaaacaacatggcggccatgcAGGGGTACAGCAGCGGCGCCAACACGCACGCGCAGAACGCGTCAGTCATGACGTCACAGCATCCTCACTCCTCGGGAGTGGAGAGCGTGCAGCTGAGCGGCCCGCACCACGGGGTGATGAACACTGTTTCCCACATGACGGTGCCTCAGCTGCACCTGTCGGCACCGGAGCGCCCGCACCCGCGGCCACACTCCCAGCCGTGCGCTACCCAGTCCGTGCCGGTCAGCCTGCAGTTCCGCACCGCCACGCCAGACACGCTGAGGCGCAGCAGTCCCCACCTCGCCGCCACCACGGTCTTCAACCCAGTCTCCACCAAGTCCTTCGAGTTCCACCACCACCAGATGACGTCCTCGGCGAGCCACTTCACACAGAGCACCGCCACCTCCACCATCCACCGCCCGGCGGTGTCACGCCACAGGCCGCACTTCATCTCCATTCCCAACATCATCAGCGTCGACTCGCCCATCAAGAGCCCCACCCTGACCACTAGACCCACCGGCGCCCCCGATAGCCTCACCACCACACACTTCAGCGCACAGACGCCGATCATGGTCacctcctccccctcccccctcatccCTAACGGTCAGACCGGCACCCCCGTCATCCCCCTCCACTTCTGGAGTACCCTCTCCCCGGCCGCAGCCCTCAGTCCCCGCTTCACCCCGTCTTCAAACCACTTCCAGTTCCCGGCCATCACGGGGTCCGGCTCCATGCCCGTAGCCATCGGCGTCCCCGTCaactccttcaccggcctcccCCTCTCCCCCCTCATCCTATCCCCGGGGTTTCAAAAGGTCTACTGA
- the LOC118415789 gene encoding ETS domain-containing protein Elk-3-like isoform X1: MCQTEEEYSDSRDMGDLCEPPAKKLCVERLTEVDSTVTIRPKGMEPNLTLWQFLLELLLDPKNANLIAWTSNDGEFKLNSAEEVARLWGLRKNKTNMNYDKLSRALRYYYDKNIIKKVMGQKFVYKFVNLPAVLKPDVKPSGLHPIAPDVGRSSPHLHQHQNNMAAMQGYSSGANTHAQNASVMTSQHPHSSGVESVQLSGPHHGVMNTVSHMTVPQLHLSAPERPHPRPHSQPCATQSVPVSLQFRTATPDTLRRSSPHLAATTVFNPVSTKSFEFHHHQMTSSASHFTQSTATSTIHRPAVSRHRPHFISIPNIISVDSPIKSPTLTTRPTGAPDSLTTTHFSAQTPIMVTSSPSPLIPNGQTGTPVIPLHFWSTLSPAAALSPRFTPSSNHFQFPAITGSGSMPVAIGVPVNSFTGLPLSPLILSPGFQKVY, from the exons ATGTGCCAGACAGAGGAAGAATACTCAG ATTCAAGAGATATGGGGGACTTGTGCGAACCACCTGCCAAGAAACTTTGCGTAGAACGCCTGACGGAAGTCGACTCGACTGTAACTATTAGACCAAAAG GAATGGAGCCCAACCTGACGTTGTGGCAGTTCTTACTGGAGTTGTTGTTGGACCCGAAGAACGCCAACCTCATAGCCTGGACGTCCAACGACGGCGAGTTCAAACTGAACAGCGCAGAAGAG gtggctCGACTGTGGGGGTTGAGAAAGAACAAGACTAACATGAACTATGACAAGTTGTCGCGGGCGCTGCGCTACTACTACGACAAGAACATCATCAAGAAGGTGATGGGGCAAAAGTTCGTCTACAAGTTCGTCAACCTCCCCGCCGTTCTCAAACCCGACGTGAAGCCGTCAGGTCTTCATCCGATCGCGCCCGACGTCGGGCGTTCGTCTCCTCATTTACATcagcatcaaaacaacatggcggccatgcAGGGGTACAGCAGCGGCGCCAACACGCACGCGCAGAACGCGTCAGTCATGACGTCACAGCATCCTCACTCCTCGGGAGTGGAGAGCGTGCAGCTGAGCGGCCCGCACCACGGGGTGATGAACACTGTTTCCCACATGACGGTGCCTCAGCTGCACCTGTCGGCACCGGAGCGCCCGCACCCGCGGCCACACTCCCAGCCGTGCGCTACCCAGTCCGTGCCGGTCAGCCTGCAGTTCCGCACCGCCACGCCAGACACGCTGAGGCGCAGCAGTCCCCACCTCGCCGCCACCACGGTCTTCAACCCAGTCTCCACCAAGTCCTTCGAGTTCCACCACCACCAGATGACGTCCTCGGCGAGCCACTTCACACAGAGCACCGCCACCTCCACCATCCACCGCCCGGCGGTGTCACGCCACAGGCCGCACTTCATCTCCATTCCCAACATCATCAGCGTCGACTCGCCCATCAAGAGCCCCACCCTGACCACTAGACCCACCGGCGCCCCCGATAGCCTCACCACCACACACTTCAGCGCACAGACGCCGATCATGGTCacctcctccccctcccccctcatccCTAACGGTCAGACCGGCACCCCCGTCATCCCCCTCCACTTCTGGAGTACCCTCTCCCCGGCCGCAGCCCTCAGTCCCCGCTTCACCCCGTCTTCAAACCACTTCCAGTTCCCGGCCATCACGGGGTCCGGCTCCATGCCCGTAGCCATCGGCGTCCCCGTCaactccttcaccggcctcccCCTCTCCCCCCTCATCCTATCCCCGGGGTTTCAAAAGGTCTACTGA